TTGTCTCTCACATGTCTAGTgatttttttaagttccgaggctCTGCGGTGGCATTCAACAGCCTTTACTCGAAGTAACAAATTACGTTTTATTTGACTGAAGAAGAAAGTTTGCTCGTGCCGCAGTTCCACAGACTTTGTTTATAACAATCTAGTTTACGATAACTTAAGTACTCGTATTTACTTAGTTtgcaaattacaaaaattaaaatccattagatcagaatatttaatttacttgtttatctaTATAGGTAAATTTCGGGACAaacgtttatatcatataaattactagctgcgcccgcgactcgtccgcgtggaatttaacaaaaaagttatttttcagttctcagagttataatataaataaatttctaaagtaatagtacagtaagttactccttatcacatcagctatctgccagtgaaagtcctatcaaaatcggtccagtcgtttcagagattagccggaacaaacagacagacagtcagacaaacaaaaattgtgaaaaatattattttggtatatgtaccgtttggtatatgtacatccatatgcatttagtaaaaagcggttattttaatattacacagCATATATAAAcaggcactccaattttatttatttgtatagatgtaatgTCGTTATACATTGATAGTGAAAGGttattttattctgtttagCGTATTTAAAAGCaaagattgtttttaaaagtatagataatatattttttatttttaagttatggcTGGACATGTTTCTCAGTCTCATCTCAGCAAaacctttaatttgatacccataatgTAGAAAAACATAAAGACTTAGTTTGCCATCTTAAGAAGTCCGCAATATTGGATTTAGAGTAACGTCactttatttttcgagttactCGAGTTTTTCTCAGCTagcacttttatttatttgttttcattattttataactacccCACCATCTTGGATGTGGacgccatgttggatttagcATTCTAAATCCGTCATGCCGACGTCATTACGTCACTTAGCTAAACATGCATTGTCATCCAAACTAAACGTGTTTACAAAGTTTCAGCTCAATCGGTTACGGTTAAAGATATATGattcaaaattgagttgcaagattccaccttacaaacatacatatttacatacaattcaagtaaaaaaatattaaaagtattttccaCAAAAAAAGTACCAATTACACCCAAAATTGTAGATGATAGAATCCACTTATAAACCTGTATGTACAAATGTAAGTAACCGAGAATGGTACCAACTTaaacaaaaagataaaaaattcattaatgtaatttaaaaaactaaaaaaacaataaaagtcattaaaaagCAAAATCTAGTAAAAGAACGTCTGCAATTAATTGTGGCCCAGACTCCACTAAATTCAAATGTCCACAGTAATACGAGTATACTCATATGTACACAGTTGTATCTCGTGTCGTAGGTACCTGTAAGAGTCACGCaaagtttttaatttcagaACCATTTATCGCTATAAAACATTCTTAATGATAAAATTTGTCACCTGAATGTCGCGtagatatttaacaaaaaggtATTATAGTTTGAAGCACACTTAAACGACTactaggaaataaaaataatttaaataccataaaaaatatttacattacacctatttattattcatttcttTAGGAACCTAAAACGATTGTGTTTATTTGCCTTAATTTGTTCAATAATATTACTTAGCTTCTATTtagttcaatattatttaataagttgAGAAATAAAACAACGTCTATTAGTACTTATATAGATAGAAAACAGATTTATACTttgtaccatttttttttatttatcaatgaaaaaaaatattatccacTCAAATACAAGTTCAAGtccatacttttttattttttacattacttttatattCAGAAGCAGACAATCTTTATATAACacataaagaattattaatgtATTCGATATGTGCTTAATTACCCGCATAGTTATGTAGCGGCATGACTGAATTTTCGGACGAATTCGCTGGCAAGTATCACATTCAATTAAAGCGATCGCGCGGTGAATGGTTGatgaaattaataacaaattccACAGCATCGGCTATTTCATACCACAAATCTCGTTCATTGCAAATAATTTAAGGTCCATACAAAATCTTAAATTGTTTCGTTGAATGATTTCGAGATTGACGCTTTAAATACTTGTGAACATAATTCTCATTTTTTCAGTTCACACAAGATATATACTCGTACTATAAGACTAATATTAGTTCTTAACTAACTGAACCATGCGGTACCTTAAGCTGAGAGGCATAATTCTGCTAAAGTTAGTACCTatttttagtagattttgaTACTTTAGTTTAGGTACACGGACCATCGTCGAGGTTTCATTCGAAAtagttacataatttttttagttactgCTATAAACATATAAAGGATAATTTATTAGTAAACATATTCCATAGAGCACTATCTAATTAATCATTGTAcaattaaaacgtaaaatagtcaaagaaatttatttcatatttgaaaaaattaaagatatttcaCGTTTACATTTGCTAATTTTATGAATATCTTAAaagtatgtaattttatttatttttagtaacataaCTCATACTATCATAAATCAAATGCACTTAAAACAATAAGCACGAAAAATGGATATCTTTATCTCAATTTCAAGACATACTTCTAAGGTTTCACATTATACTCACTATGATTTATGAAAGGTGGAGTTCATCGTGAAGGCGAGGACACTTTGGATGTGTCAGCTGACCTTACGGAACTAGGACGGAGCAAAACCTTAGTCGTTTGCAGCGGGGTCAAGTCCATACTTGATATAGGAAGGACTCTGGAATACTTGGtatgaattatgaaaacaaCAACGCTTTGGCGTGTCAACTGTTTGTATAAGCCGATGTGTTTTATAGCATGTTTATGTGTATTGTGGATGAAATTCTTAGATATTGAGTGTGAGAGATTATTAAAAGTGTATGTATCACTAGCGGCTAGGCAGGTATAGCTATTTAAAACAACctaaaatgttatgtaaaacACATACTTACTGCTGGTGCTACTATCATAATCTATTATACCTCCATATGGAATGATTTTCatgcaataaatatatttttatcttttgacAAGAGgaagtcaaaataaaatataatatgaaacgtTTCAGATGTAAATTTATTGTTCTTTGCGTATGTTCGCTGAAATagaatgtattaataaatataggtatgCCTCAGTCGATATTGCCCCGAATATAAAAGTCGGTGCCGATACCAGACGTTGATTCTTTCTTCCGGATTAACgtcttttaattttctctaAAAATTTGTTTCGTAAAAACTAAAGTTTCgaaagaaaatcaaaaaatgGTGCGTATACATCAACACGAGTTTGAGACGCATGGCGGATTGCGGTCCaacttattttttgtaaaaaaaaaaatagtcttttGCCTTGCAGTGTGACATTCCATATTCAAGCCAATGTTATAGAAAAAGACTCAAATACATTATAGGTCTAATGAGAAATGTTGACTCATTTGTTTGTTCATCTAATGTACGACTAAAATTCCATTAAGATAGttgatatacatttttaattttactatatttctttaaaatgatTACTTTTCTTCAACTAGGAAACCCAAGGTGTAACTGTCTGTTCTTTCGGTGAATCGGAAGAGTTCCCAGCGTTTTACACAACACGTTCAGGATATAAGGCGCCATATTGTGTCCAAAATTCGACGCAAGCTGCCCAAATGTTGCTGACTGCACATCGTCTCCAACTCTCTTCTGGGATCCTTGTCGCTGTTCCACTGCCAAAAGAACATGCTATGGACGGTGAGAGAATACCTTAAGAACCCAATTCATTTTCAAAGTCCTAAAATTTTGATTCATTGCACTTACTATTTATTGTCACAGTTTATTGTAttctttttaattcatatttttattatattttaacattcgGAACCATTTTGTAATGCTCCATAATAAAGTATATAGTATACTTAAGTCATTGTATATGCACGCTACAACCAACTGTTGTTATTGCTGAAGTTGTTTCTTTATTGTCACCAATTCACACAAACCCATGTCACGAATTCTTACGCGTAACTTTTTAGTATCACGTCGACAACTGCTTTATTTTACCAACGTCAGCAACATTTATCTTTACTCAGGAATAAGAATACTCTCAAAATGTTTCATTCTCAAGGAAATCGAAACAACTAAGTAACTgaaaatgtttagttttatgataaaaaagtaaaacattttagAACGtactcatattatttttattaaaatatcgcgTGATTACTTTACtccttttaatttaaacatttaaaaattaaaagtcgttAACAGTAGGTATATGAGTCATTTCTTATTAAGAATTGTTACTTCAAAAGCAGTTTACTGCAAAGCTCCataactcaaataaaaatataataaatattttctttctaaaaatacatgctttgtttgtaatatatttttggtgtacaatgaagtataaaaaataataaataatacatagttgtagataaaatcaaatagttcctaaataaaatagaaaaggtGTTAAAATTTTCCTGTAATGTCACCTGAGCGAACCAGTAGGCCATTTGCATACATTTTGTAGGTTCTTTTGCCTATTGCATAGACCAATATCGTTCTTACGACTATCGTAACCTTTATGTGGGGGTTTTTGTTGAAAGGTTAGGGTATAATGATATGACATTTAGGAGTAgtctttgaaataaattttccgCAAATCCAACTATTGAGATAATAAACGGATTAAGGGAAAAATAAAAGCGAAACTGCTTATCGAGTCTTCATATGACATCACTAACGAATTTATCTTCCTTTGAATCTCTCATTATAAGCTAGTAGAGATAAGGCGTTTGTTCTGCAAGAACCAGATTAATAGGATAACTTTATTATGTGTCTATTTCGTGAATTAGATTCTATTACACTTACTTTGTTCGTTTTGATGTCTTaaacatacaaatttatattctttttattcgGGAACTATTTCCAAAAAGATATTACGtacttttaaattgttttaattatttatatctaaggaAAGGtatcaaaaactaaaaagtatttaatgtaGCTGTTGTACATTAATAAAACCATTTGACAATTTAccttaatacaataattttgttacaaaataggCGATTTAATCGAAGCAGTCATTAAGAGAGCCCTGGTTGAAGCAAATGAGCAAGGAATTCGGGGTAAGGAAGTGACCCCATTCCTACTAGCCGCAGTGTCTGCAGCTACGGGTGGCGCCTCGCTCGCTGCCAGTATCCTTTACTGATAAACATCaatctatatttaaattagttaacttaaaaagaaattaagttGAGAAGTTGCTTACATTACAGTCATGTAACTAAGTATAACTTATtagatatcaaaataatatttgtttaccaatGTTGCTATGTTTATGTAATTATAGAACACAAATAATTCAGATTTCATTACCAAATAATTACCAAGACTATTAAATAGTTAACTGCCTTGACCCGTTCATCGGAGGTAGTACATTAAACGTGTAACAACGTAATGGCCCTAAAATGATACCAGTAAATCTAATTGCCACAATTCCTTTCCTTAACGACGCTCAGACATCGCCCTTATAAAGAACAACGCAAAAGTCGGCGCCGATATTGCCGTCCAATTTCAAAATCTGAGGAATGCCAACAATTTAGAGAACCCTCTTAATAACGGCTCTTCAAAGAAATCGAGAAAATGTACGACGAATTTTTCAAGACAGTTTCATACCACATGTCGTGCCAGAGGAAGCAGTTGCAGTGGGAATGTGATAACGAATGATACCTCCGGAGATGTACTCGTCATTGGTGGATCTAATGTAGACAAGACGTATAGACTAACTGAAGAACGTCTTCAGGTAAGTTAAGAGTTTTCTGTTTGACAtagtgtaaattatattttacttgaaAAAGTAAGGCTATATTTTGAGCACATTTGATGTTACTATTAATTTTGGCTCGCACTATAGAGGAAACGTTTTAACGGATTGGACGCGGTTTTATTAGGTTC
This is a stretch of genomic DNA from Melitaea cinxia chromosome 2, ilMelCinx1.1, whole genome shotgun sequence. It encodes these proteins:
- the LOC123664650 gene encoding pseudouridine-5'-phosphate glycosidase-like; translation: MSCLLRVTSRVQLARSLSITRRYATQAFVYSNEVRDAKADGKPIVALESTIITHGMPYPKNLETALEVEDIIRQQGATPATIAILKGQLTIGLTQEKIEYLAKAKGVIKTSRRDMAAVVAAKKDGATTVAGTIIASELADIPVFVTGGIGGVHREGEDTLDVSADLTELGRSKTLVVCSGVKSILDIGRTLEYLETQGVTVCSFGESEEFPAFYTTRSGYKAPYCVQNSTQAAQMLLTAHRLQLSSGILVAVPLPKEHAMDGDLIEAVIKRALVEANEQGIRGKEVTPFLLAAVSAATGGASLAANIALIKNNAKVGADIAVQFQNLRNANNLENPLNNGSSKKSRKCTTNFSRQFHTTCRARGSSCSGNVITNDTSGDVLVIGGSNVDKTYRLTEERLQKSAQD